Proteins co-encoded in one Uloborus diversus isolate 005 chromosome 9, Udiv.v.3.1, whole genome shotgun sequence genomic window:
- the LOC129230128 gene encoding tigger transposable element-derived protein 4-like — MDFVASSGWLERFKARHNIVFRNLHGEAKDVPESLCEEWRIRLPTLLFGYKASDVFNIDETGLFYKCVPQKTLMFKGESCAGGKMSKDRLTVLVGANADGSEKLPLLVIGKSKNPRCFKNVKSLPVNYKSNKKSWMTSELFEEYVRKLDLSFHKKSREVLLFVDNCPAHPKLKNLKSIKLEFFPPNTTAKLQPADQGVIRNLKVHYRKRVIRKLINDIENNKEHTSSISVLDALRMVFSAWQNDVSQDTIAHCFQKCGFFPSSAPNIVDEVNECLDNEFRDVFQEQSLELSDFVNVDSELITCDELCDEDIIAEVTAKEDGTDNEEKIEISEHNDLPTNADVSNALSIIHRSIESRENVPQDIFNAMSKINDFIHSRNINSKNMSDSSDDEPNPKRRRGVVHEEKYKRKITWNAMLTGLQYVSYKGKEVPSKVPLNDDFYRNNVMITKEAAIQLEKEGKAMANNVTCGCKPVR; from the exons ATGGACTTTGTAGCAAGCAGTGGATGGCTCGAGAGGTTTAAAGCTCGTCATAACATAGTTTTTCGGAATTTACATGGAGAAGCTAAAGACGTCCCGGAAAGTCTTTGTGAAGAATGGAGAATAAGACTCCCCACCCTACTGTTTGGTTACAAAGCATCAGACGTCTTTAATATTGATGAAACCGGATTATTCTACAAATGTGTTCCCCAAAAAACTTTAATGTTCAAAGGAGAGTCCTGCGCTGGAGGAAAAATGAGCAAAGATCGCTTAACTGTTCTTGTTGGTGCCAATGCTGATGGATCAGAAAAATTACCCCTCTTAGTTATTGGTAAATCGAAAAACCCACGTTGCTTTAAAAACGTCAAATCTTTGCCGGTAAATTACAAAAGCAATAAGAAATCCTGGATGACCAGCGAGCTGTTTGAAGAATACGTGAGAAAACTTGATttgagttttcataaaaaatctcgAGAAGTTTTGCTGTTTGTGGACAATTGTCCAGCACatccaaagttaaaaaatttaaagtcaattaaGCTTGAATTCTTCCCACCAAATACAACGGCAAAACTTCAGCCAGCTGATCAGGGAGTAATTCGTAATTTAAAAGTGCATTATAGGAAACGAGTAATTAGAAAGCTCATCAAcgatattgaaaataataaagagCATACAAGTTCCATATCGGTATTAGATGCTCTTCGAATGGTTTTTAGTGCCTGGCAAAATGATGTTTCCCAAGACACAATTGCTCATTGTTTTCAGAAATGCGGATTCTTTCCTTCAAGTGCTCCCAATATTGTTGATGAGGTTAACGAATGTTTGGACAACGAGTTCAGAGATGTGTTTCAAGAACAATCATTGGAACTTTCTGACTTCGTAAACGTTGACTCCGAGCTCATTACCTGCGATGAACTTTGCGATGAAGATATTATTGCAGAAGTAACAGCTAAAGAAGATGGTACGGACAAtgaagagaaaattgaaatttctgaacATAATGATTTGCCAACAAATGCAGATGTTAGTAATGCACTATCGATTATTCATCGTTCTATTGAAAGTCGGGAAAATGTTCCACAGGATATATTCAATGCCATgagtaaaattaatgatttcatacatagcagaaatattaattcaaaaa ACATGTCGGATAGTTCAGATGATGAACCTAATCCCAAGCGTAGGCGTGGAGTTGTGCACGAAGAAAAATACAAACGGAAAATTACATGGAATGCTATGCTCACAGGACTGCAGTACGTCTCGTACAAAGGAAAAGAAGTTCCCAGCAAAGTCCCGTTGAATgat